One part of the Halobellus ruber genome encodes these proteins:
- a CDS encoding NifU family protein, with protein sequence MSTESASGDDDLKERVTNFLRRNFPQIQMHGGSAAIQHLDRESGEVTIMLGGACSGCGISPMTIQAIKSRMVKEIPEIETVHADTGMDGGGGHDEGGMSPSFPGETTGDDGGSDEGPQAPF encoded by the coding sequence ATGAGCACTGAGTCCGCAAGCGGCGACGACGACCTCAAGGAGCGAGTCACGAACTTCCTGCGCCGGAACTTCCCGCAGATCCAGATGCACGGCGGCTCCGCCGCGATCCAGCATCTCGACCGCGAGAGCGGCGAGGTCACGATCATGCTCGGCGGCGCGTGTTCGGGGTGCGGCATCTCCCCGATGACGATCCAGGCGATCAAAAGCCGGATGGTCAAGGAGATCCCCGAGATCGAGACAGTCCACGCAGACACCGGAATGGACGGTGGCGGCGGCCACGACGAGGGCGGAATGTCCCCCTCGTTCCCGGGTGAGACCACCGGGGACGACGGCGGCAGCGACGAGGGGCCGCAGGCCCCGTTCTGA
- a CDS encoding DUF5783 family protein, whose amino-acid sequence MTDFDPEKFEDKYVHYFPELQRAYKNAFEAMSERYDSELIHAIDQQILNESEPFYDDGSFRIELPDEPADRVTATVVDEGKLSAVLDAYVEELRAQLRTVFGLTDAE is encoded by the coding sequence ATGACCGACTTCGACCCCGAGAAGTTCGAGGACAAGTACGTCCACTACTTCCCGGAACTCCAGCGTGCCTACAAGAACGCCTTCGAGGCGATGAGCGAGCGGTACGATTCGGAGTTAATCCACGCGATCGACCAGCAGATCCTCAACGAGTCCGAGCCGTTCTACGACGACGGCTCGTTCCGGATCGAACTCCCGGACGAGCCCGCCGACCGGGTGACGGCGACCGTCGTCGACGAGGGAAAGCTGTCGGCGGTGCTCGACGCCTACGTCGAGGAGCTTCGGGCGCAACTCCGGACCGTGTTCGGGCTGACCGACGCCGAGTGA
- the polC gene encoding DNA polymerase II large subunit, protein MRSDDERHFERIEARLDEAFDRAERAKRQGHDPETEVEIPIAKDMADRVENILGIGGVAERVRELEGEMSREEAALELVTDFVEGTVGDYDGRAGKIEGAVRTAVALLTEGVVAAPIEGIDRVEILENDDGTEFVNVYYAGPIRSAGGTAQALSVLVADYARSLLGIDEFRARSDEIERYAEEVALYDKETGLQYTPKDTETRFIAEHMPIMLDGEATGDEEVSGFRDLERVDTNAARGGMCLVLAEGIALKAPKIQRYTRDLDEVAWPWLQDLIDGTIGGGSAEDGDEGGTDGDAGEEEHDDTESTPAGAPRPDPSEKYLRDLIAGRPVFGHPSAAGGFRLRYGRARNHGFATAGVHPATMHLVDDFLATGTQIKTERPGKAAGVVPVDSIEGPTVRLANGDVRRIDDPEEALAVRNGVEEILDLGEYLVNVGEFVENNHPLAPASYVVEWWVQDFAAAGGPVQALDDDPGVDLDDPTPAEAHEWATAYDCPLHPDYTYLWHDVSVEQFVDLADAVEEGTVVAPEADGSSHGNAGGGDASAADALELPNDDATARTLERLLVEHTQRGETIRIPEWRPLVRSLGFEVAGGDSRLERTWTASSLSTAAREWEGGDSALEAVNEVAPYDLRERAPTRIGNRMGRPEKSESRDLSPAVHTLFPIGEAGGSQRDVGKAARARDDEGRRGVVDVRAGDRVCPNCDTHTYRTRCPECATHTEPFYECDECGQVVEPDESGRVHCDRCDRAVESPRWVSVDVGEEYRGALEAVGERESAYDIMKGVKGLTSADKTPEPMAKGVLRAKNGVTAFKDGTVRYDMTDLPVTSVRPSELGVTAEDFRELGYRTDIDGEPLRFDDQLVELNVQDVVLSDGAAEHMLKTADFVDDLLTEFYGLPPFYEVDERDDLVGELVFGMAPHTSAAVVGRVVGFTSAAVGYAHPYFHAAKRRNCFHPETKVWYRDESEAWRHDPIETLVKERLDPETADEDDFGTLVTELDGDVYVPSITEDGEEVVRPVEAVSKHVAPEHMLEITTRSGRPITVTPDHELHVLDGGEIQSKQAREIDEDDHVIKPAHLDSIEADEPEKFDLLAEFVGSEVIGDDRLMIKGLEKEALYDLFTERLADGWNGRFYPLQSTAEYLDLTKKSLSNYLYRGSFPVDILLEFFDSTEAMLEFVPTDVRLGVKRDSTEIDRTIELNERVATLLGYYAAEGFAREQNTPKGTIHQTTICGTEAEARDFYAEVLREEFGVEPYRENHAKVTVSGRLLRAFFDTVLDVGVYAHAKRVPDCIFDAPEQIVSAYLGGYFSGDGSADRAAPRVTADTVSPELKSDVLALLTRLGISGQVNNRPKVPLRGQFPEFYDEDDESLSRPGFEISVSRDDAVRFAEQVGFHLTRKDRTLRGHAFGREADDRIPYCYDGGTENYLVDPVDDIEYVGDTPEHVYCLTVEDTHSLVANDMSVRQCDGDEDCVMLLMDGLLNFSKSYLPDQRGGRMDAPLVMSSRIDPSEIDDEAHNMDVVRQYPRAFYESTREMADPDAVEELITLAEDSVGTDDEYRGFDHTHDTGDIALGPDLSAYKTLGSMKDKMDAQLELARKLRAVDETDVAERIIEYHFLPDLIGNLRAFSGQETRCLDCGEKYRRMPLTGDCRECGGRVNLTVHQGSVNKYMETATRVAEEFGCREYTKQRLEVLERSLESVFENDKNKPTTFADYM, encoded by the coding sequence ATGCGGTCGGACGACGAGCGGCACTTCGAGCGGATCGAAGCCCGTCTCGACGAGGCGTTCGACCGCGCCGAGCGCGCGAAACGGCAGGGTCACGACCCCGAAACGGAGGTCGAGATCCCGATCGCGAAGGACATGGCCGACCGCGTCGAGAACATCCTCGGGATCGGCGGCGTCGCCGAGCGCGTCCGCGAACTCGAAGGCGAGATGTCCCGCGAGGAGGCCGCACTCGAACTCGTCACCGACTTCGTGGAGGGGACCGTCGGCGACTACGACGGCCGCGCGGGGAAGATCGAGGGCGCGGTCCGGACCGCGGTCGCGCTCCTGACCGAGGGCGTCGTCGCCGCGCCGATCGAGGGGATCGACCGGGTGGAGATCCTGGAGAACGACGACGGCACGGAGTTCGTGAACGTCTACTACGCCGGGCCGATCCGGTCTGCGGGCGGGACCGCCCAGGCGCTCTCGGTGCTCGTCGCCGACTACGCCCGGTCGCTGCTGGGAATCGACGAGTTCCGCGCCCGAAGCGACGAGATCGAACGCTACGCCGAGGAGGTCGCCCTCTACGACAAGGAGACCGGCCTCCAGTACACGCCGAAGGACACGGAGACGAGGTTCATCGCGGAGCACATGCCGATCATGCTCGACGGCGAGGCCACCGGCGACGAGGAGGTCTCGGGCTTTCGCGACCTCGAACGGGTCGACACCAACGCCGCCCGCGGCGGGATGTGTCTGGTGCTCGCCGAGGGGATCGCGCTGAAGGCGCCGAAGATCCAGCGGTACACCCGCGACCTCGACGAGGTGGCGTGGCCGTGGCTCCAGGACCTCATCGACGGCACGATCGGCGGGGGGTCGGCGGAGGACGGCGACGAGGGAGGCACCGACGGCGACGCCGGAGAAGAGGAGCACGACGACACCGAGTCGACGCCGGCGGGCGCCCCCCGGCCCGACCCCTCCGAGAAGTACCTCCGGGACCTGATCGCCGGCCGGCCGGTGTTCGGTCACCCGAGCGCCGCCGGCGGATTCCGTCTCCGCTACGGCCGCGCGCGGAACCACGGCTTCGCGACCGCGGGCGTCCACCCCGCGACGATGCATCTGGTCGACGACTTTCTCGCGACCGGGACCCAGATCAAGACCGAACGCCCCGGGAAGGCCGCGGGGGTCGTCCCGGTCGACTCCATCGAGGGGCCGACGGTCCGCCTCGCCAACGGCGACGTGCGTCGGATCGACGACCCCGAAGAGGCGCTCGCGGTCCGGAACGGCGTCGAGGAGATCCTGGATCTGGGCGAGTACCTCGTGAACGTCGGGGAGTTCGTCGAGAACAACCACCCGCTCGCGCCCGCGTCGTACGTGGTCGAGTGGTGGGTCCAGGACTTTGCGGCCGCCGGCGGCCCGGTGCAGGCGCTCGACGACGATCCCGGTGTCGACCTCGACGATCCGACGCCCGCGGAGGCCCACGAGTGGGCGACGGCGTACGACTGTCCGCTCCATCCCGACTACACGTATCTCTGGCACGACGTGTCGGTCGAACAGTTCGTTGATCTCGCCGACGCCGTCGAGGAGGGGACGGTAGTAGCGCCGGAGGCCGACGGGTCGAGCCACGGGAACGCCGGGGGTGGGGACGCGTCGGCCGCCGACGCGCTCGAACTCCCGAACGACGACGCCACCGCGCGAACCCTCGAGCGCCTGCTCGTCGAACACACACAGCGGGGAGAGACGATTCGGATCCCTGAGTGGCGGCCGCTGGTCCGGTCGCTGGGCTTCGAGGTTGCCGGGGGCGACTCCCGACTCGAACGAACCTGGACGGCGTCGTCGCTGTCGACGGCGGCACGCGAGTGGGAGGGCGGCGACAGCGCGCTGGAGGCGGTAAACGAGGTCGCCCCGTACGACCTCCGGGAGCGTGCACCGACCCGGATCGGCAACCGGATGGGCCGCCCGGAGAAGTCCGAGTCCCGGGACCTCTCGCCGGCGGTCCACACGCTCTTTCCCATCGGCGAGGCCGGCGGGAGTCAACGCGACGTGGGGAAGGCCGCCCGCGCCCGCGACGACGAGGGACGGCGCGGCGTCGTCGACGTTCGGGCGGGCGATCGGGTGTGTCCGAACTGCGACACCCACACCTACCGGACGCGGTGTCCCGAGTGTGCGACCCACACCGAGCCCTTCTACGAGTGCGACGAGTGCGGGCAGGTCGTCGAACCCGACGAGTCCGGCCGGGTCCACTGCGACCGCTGTGACCGCGCGGTCGAGAGCCCACGGTGGGTCTCGGTCGACGTCGGCGAGGAGTACCGGGGGGCGCTGGAGGCCGTCGGGGAGCGGGAGTCCGCCTACGACATCATGAAGGGGGTGAAGGGGCTCACCTCCGCGGACAAAACCCCCGAGCCGATGGCGAAGGGCGTCCTCCGCGCGAAGAACGGCGTGACCGCGTTCAAGGACGGCACCGTCCGGTACGACATGACCGACCTCCCGGTCACGTCGGTCCGGCCCTCCGAGCTCGGCGTGACCGCCGAGGACTTCCGCGAACTCGGATACAGGACCGATATCGACGGCGAGCCCCTCCGGTTCGACGACCAGCTGGTGGAGCTGAACGTCCAGGACGTCGTGCTCTCGGACGGCGCCGCCGAGCACATGCTCAAGACCGCGGACTTCGTCGACGACCTCCTGACCGAGTTCTACGGCCTCCCACCGTTCTACGAGGTCGACGAGCGCGACGACCTCGTGGGCGAACTCGTCTTCGGGATGGCGCCGCACACCTCCGCCGCGGTGGTCGGCCGCGTCGTTGGGTTCACCTCAGCGGCCGTCGGGTACGCGCATCCGTACTTCCACGCCGCCAAGAGGCGAAACTGCTTCCACCCCGAGACGAAGGTCTGGTATCGGGACGAATCGGAAGCGTGGCGTCACGACCCCATCGAGACGCTCGTCAAGGAACGTCTCGATCCCGAGACCGCAGACGAGGACGACTTCGGGACGCTTGTGACGGAACTCGACGGCGACGTGTACGTTCCCTCCATCACCGAAGACGGCGAGGAGGTGGTGCGGCCCGTCGAGGCCGTCTCGAAGCACGTTGCGCCGGAGCATATGCTGGAGATAACGACGCGGAGTGGGCGGCCGATCACGGTGACGCCGGACCACGAGCTACACGTTCTCGACGGTGGCGAGATCCAGTCGAAACAGGCGAGAGAGATAGACGAAGACGATCACGTGATCAAACCGGCCCACCTCGACAGCATCGAAGCGGACGAGCCCGAAAAGTTCGATCTGCTCGCGGAGTTCGTCGGCTCCGAGGTGATTGGTGACGACCGGCTGATGATCAAGGGGCTTGAGAAGGAAGCGCTCTACGATCTGTTCACCGAGCGGCTTGCCGACGGATGGAACGGCCGTTTCTACCCGCTACAGAGCACTGCCGAATATCTCGACCTCACGAAGAAGAGCCTGAGCAACTACCTCTATCGCGGAAGCTTCCCCGTAGACATCCTGTTGGAGTTCTTCGACTCCACCGAGGCGATGTTGGAGTTCGTCCCGACCGACGTGCGGCTCGGTGTGAAACGGGATTCGACTGAGATCGACAGGACAATCGAATTAAACGAGCGCGTCGCCACGCTACTCGGATACTACGCCGCGGAAGGGTTTGCACGCGAACAGAACACTCCGAAGGGGACTATCCACCAGACGACGATCTGCGGGACCGAGGCGGAGGCGCGCGACTTCTATGCGGAGGTGCTCCGTGAGGAATTCGGAGTTGAACCCTACCGCGAGAACCACGCGAAAGTGACAGTGTCAGGTCGACTGCTTCGCGCATTCTTCGATACTGTCCTCGACGTCGGCGTGTACGCACACGCCAAACGGGTTCCGGACTGTATCTTCGACGCACCGGAGCAGATCGTCAGCGCGTATCTGGGTGGTTATTTCAGCGGGGACGGGTCCGCTGACAGGGCAGCCCCACGGGTCACTGCGGACACAGTGAGCCCGGAACTCAAATCGGACGTGCTCGCGCTGCTCACCCGCCTCGGGATCAGCGGACAGGTGAATAACCGTCCCAAAGTCCCGCTTCGAGGACAGTTCCCCGAATTCTATGACGAGGACGACGAGTCGCTCTCGCGTCCTGGTTTCGAGATCAGCGTCTCCCGGGACGACGCCGTCCGGTTTGCCGAACAGGTCGGGTTCCATCTGACTCGGAAAGATCGAACGCTCCGCGGACACGCGTTCGGTCGGGAGGCGGACGACCGAATACCGTACTGTTACGACGGCGGAACGGAGAACTATCTCGTCGATCCGGTCGACGATATTGAGTACGTCGGCGACACTCCGGAACACGTCTACTGCCTCACGGTCGAAGATACGCATTCACTCGTTGCGAACGATATGTCGGTTCGCCAATGCGACGGCGACGAGGACTGCGTGATGCTCCTGATGGACGGCCTGCTGAACTTCTCGAAGTCGTACCTCCCCGACCAGCGGGGCGGCCGTATGGACGCACCCCTCGTGATGTCCTCCCGGATCGACCCCAGCGAGATCGACGACGAGGCGCACAATATGGACGTCGTCCGGCAGTACCCCCGGGCGTTCTACGAGTCGACGCGGGAGATGGCCGACCCCGACGCCGTCGAGGAGCTGATCACGCTCGCCGAGGACTCGGTCGGCACCGACGACGAGTACCGGGGGTTCGACCACACCCACGACACCGGCGACATCGCGCTCGGCCCGGACCTGTCGGCGTACAAGACCCTGGGCTCGATGAAGGACAAGATGGACGCCCAACTGGAACTCGCCCGGAAGCTCCGCGCCGTCGACGAGACCGACGTGGCCGAGCGGATCATCGAGTACCACTTCCTCCCCGACCTCATCGGGAACCTGCGGGCCTTCTCCGGACAGGAGACCCGGTGTCTCGACTGCGGGGAGAAGTACCGCCGGATGCCGCTGACCGGCGACTGCCGGGAGTGCGGCGGCCGGGTCAACCTCACCGTCCATCAGGGGTCGGTGAACAAGTATATGGAGACCGCAACGCGGGTCGCCGAGGAGTTCGGCTGCCGGGAGTACACCAAACAGCGGCTCGAAGTCCTCGAACGGAGCCTCGAATCCGTCTTCGAGAACGACAAGAACAAGCCGACGACGTTTGCGGACTACATGTGA
- a CDS encoding sulfatase: MRTESPENVLFVVMDTVRKDRLTPYGYDRPTTPNLDDFAAEATVFEQAVAPAPWTLPVHASLFTGLYPSQHGADQENPYLEGATTLAETLSAAGYDTACYSSNAWITPYTHLTDGFDDQDNFFQVMPGEFLSGPLARAWKTMNDNESLRAIADKLVSLGNTAHEYLAGGDTADSKTPAVIDRTMEFVDDADNSFAFINLMDAHLPYHPPAEFAAEFAPGADSDAVCQNSKEYNAGARDIDDDEWAAIRGLYDAEIAHIDDQLGRLFDRLKSEGRWDDTMVVVCADHGELHGEHDLYGHEFCVYDPLVNVPLLVKHPDLDADRRGDQVELLDLYHTVLDTLDVEGGTPAAPGDDAVALDPTRSLVSDSYRAFGGLDAADRDPGQRGDGEYAFVEYSRPVVELTQLEEKAADAGIDLPNESRFYSRMRAARRVDAKYVRIDRIDDEAYRLDRDPGETENLADGNDAAVAATEAALSAFESAVGGAWTDALDDDVSDDTVEEMDDEAQERLRDLGYLE; this comes from the coding sequence ATGCGCACGGAGTCGCCCGAAAACGTCCTGTTCGTGGTGATGGACACGGTCCGGAAGGACCGGTTGACGCCGTACGGGTACGACCGCCCCACGACGCCGAACCTCGACGACTTCGCCGCGGAGGCCACCGTCTTCGAGCAGGCGGTCGCGCCCGCCCCCTGGACGCTCCCGGTCCACGCCTCGCTGTTTACCGGCCTCTACCCTTCCCAACACGGCGCCGACCAGGAGAACCCCTACCTGGAGGGTGCGACCACGCTCGCGGAGACGCTGTCGGCGGCGGGCTACGACACCGCCTGCTACTCCTCGAACGCGTGGATCACGCCCTACACCCACCTGACTGACGGCTTCGACGACCAAGACAACTTCTTCCAGGTGATGCCCGGGGAGTTCCTCTCGGGGCCGCTGGCCCGCGCGTGGAAGACGATGAACGACAACGAGTCGCTGCGGGCGATCGCGGACAAACTGGTCAGCCTCGGCAACACCGCCCACGAGTACCTCGCCGGCGGCGACACCGCGGACTCGAAGACGCCAGCGGTGATCGACCGCACGATGGAGTTCGTTGACGACGCCGACAACTCCTTCGCGTTCATCAACCTGATGGACGCCCACCTGCCGTACCACCCGCCCGCGGAGTTCGCCGCGGAGTTCGCTCCCGGCGCTGACTCCGATGCGGTCTGTCAGAACTCCAAGGAGTACAACGCCGGCGCCCGCGACATCGACGACGACGAGTGGGCGGCCATCCGCGGGCTCTACGACGCGGAGATCGCCCACATCGACGACCAGCTCGGCCGGCTGTTCGACCGGCTGAAATCCGAGGGACGGTGGGACGACACGATGGTCGTCGTGTGTGCGGACCACGGTGAACTCCACGGCGAACACGACCTCTACGGCCACGAGTTCTGCGTCTACGATCCCCTGGTGAACGTTCCGCTGCTCGTAAAACACCCCGACCTGGACGCCGACCGACGCGGGGACCAGGTCGAACTCCTCGATCTGTACCACACCGTCCTGGACACCCTCGACGTGGAGGGGGGGACGCCGGCCGCCCCCGGCGACGACGCCGTCGCGCTCGACCCGACCCGCTCGCTGGTCTCCGACTCCTATCGCGCCTTCGGCGGCCTCGACGCCGCCGACCGCGACCCCGGCCAGCGCGGCGACGGCGAGTACGCGTTCGTGGAGTACTCCCGGCCGGTCGTGGAACTGACCCAACTCGAGGAGAAGGCCGCCGACGCGGGGATCGACCTCCCGAACGAGTCGCGGTTCTACTCGCGGATGCGCGCAGCGCGACGGGTCGACGCCAAGTACGTCCGGATCGACCGCATCGACGACGAGGCCTACCGGCTCGACAGGGATCCCGGGGAGACCGAGAACCTCGCTGACGGCAACGACGCCGCGGTTGCGGCGACCGAAGCCGCACTGTCGGCGTTCGAGTCCGCGGTCGGCGGCGCTTGGACCGACGCCCTCGACGACGACGTCTCCGACGATACGGTCGAGGAGATGGACGACGAGGCACAGGAGCGGCTCCGGGACCTGGGGTACCTGGAGTAG
- a CDS encoding PPC domain-containing DNA-binding protein, which produces MQYREVDATREFLLRLETGADWRTEIEEFADLEGIDAAWFQAMGAVQDAEVWFYDQEDTEYRSVRFDEPLEVAACVGNVADLEGERFAHTHAVLSRPSGQSLAGHLNAATVFAGEVYLREFDEPLERERDEPTDLDLWL; this is translated from the coding sequence ATGCAGTACCGCGAGGTTGACGCGACCAGGGAGTTCCTGCTGCGACTCGAGACGGGCGCCGACTGGCGCACGGAGATCGAGGAGTTCGCCGACCTCGAAGGGATCGACGCCGCGTGGTTCCAGGCGATGGGCGCGGTCCAGGACGCCGAGGTCTGGTTCTACGACCAAGAGGACACGGAGTACCGGTCGGTGCGGTTCGACGAACCGCTGGAGGTAGCGGCCTGCGTCGGCAACGTCGCGGACCTCGAGGGGGAACGGTTCGCCCACACCCACGCGGTCCTCTCCCGTCCCAGCGGCCAGTCGCTGGCGGGACACCTCAACGCGGCCACGGTGTTCGCGGGCGAGGTGTATCTCCGAGAGTTCGACGAACCGCTGGAACGCGAACGCGACGAGCCGACCGACCTGGACCTCTGGCTCTGA
- a CDS encoding DUF7556 family protein, producing the protein MTQNATAVTDASNTEVMASVDSASAQPEFVIADVSRDDAWLSVPVAEAPSLREWI; encoded by the coding sequence ATGACGCAGAACGCGACGGCGGTGACGGACGCGTCCAACACCGAGGTGATGGCCTCAGTCGACTCCGCCTCCGCACAACCGGAGTTCGTCATCGCGGACGTCTCCCGGGACGACGCGTGGCTGTCGGTGCCGGTAGCGGAAGCGCCGTCGCTTCGCGAGTGGATCTGA
- a CDS encoding CNNM domain-containing protein, which yields MNGLEVTLRLVAGVALILANGFFVAIEFALTRVRQYPESEFDEAGLRRGWEMTDDLEIYLTSCQVGITASSIAVGIVAEPALAALFEPFFEATVLASVGAGGIIAFLIINLLHLTHGEQTPTYLGVERSKFVVRYGATPLYWFAKVISPIIAVGDSVAKWTLKLFGVEMTGAWLDAETDSIESRADLRHKLGSVLDRGDIPEERREEVINALTVGERPIRDEMTPVEDVVFLSTEEPIDENLRRIGTNPHTRLPLIGSEPSDFRGIVYVPSVIDRVDDLREGTATLEDVAAPPMTLSPETPISEAVDGFQAERQELALVVDDGEVAGLLTATDAFEAVMGDLEDPLDVETGAGSATDAAV from the coding sequence ATGAACGGCCTCGAAGTCACGCTCCGACTAGTCGCCGGGGTCGCGCTGATCCTGGCGAACGGCTTCTTCGTCGCCATCGAGTTCGCGCTCACCCGGGTCCGGCAGTACCCCGAATCCGAGTTCGACGAGGCGGGGCTCCGCCGCGGATGGGAGATGACCGACGACCTGGAAATCTACCTCACCTCCTGTCAGGTCGGGATCACCGCCTCCAGCATCGCGGTCGGGATCGTGGCCGAACCCGCCCTGGCAGCGCTGTTCGAGCCGTTCTTCGAGGCGACGGTGCTGGCGTCCGTCGGTGCCGGCGGGATCATCGCCTTCCTCATCATCAACCTCCTCCACCTCACCCACGGCGAGCAGACGCCGACGTACCTCGGCGTCGAGCGCTCGAAGTTCGTGGTCAGGTACGGCGCAACGCCGCTGTACTGGTTCGCGAAGGTGATCTCGCCGATCATCGCGGTCGGCGACAGCGTCGCCAAGTGGACCCTCAAGCTGTTCGGCGTCGAGATGACCGGCGCGTGGTTGGACGCCGAGACCGACTCCATCGAGTCCCGCGCGGACCTCAGACACAAGCTGGGATCGGTCCTCGACCGCGGCGACATCCCGGAGGAGCGCCGCGAGGAAGTGATCAACGCCCTCACGGTCGGCGAACGACCCATCAGAGACGAGATGACGCCCGTCGAGGACGTGGTGTTTCTCTCCACCGAGGAGCCGATCGACGAGAACCTCCGCCGGATCGGCACTAACCCCCACACCCGGCTGCCCCTGATCGGGTCGGAGCCGTCGGACTTCCGCGGGATCGTCTACGTCCCCAGCGTGATCGACCGCGTCGACGACCTCCGCGAGGGGACCGCCACCCTGGAGGACGTGGCAGCACCGCCGATGACGCTGTCCCCCGAGACGCCGATCAGCGAGGCGGTCGATGGGTTCCAGGCCGAACGCCAGGAGCTCGCGTTGGTCGTCGACGACGGCGAGGTCGCGGGGCTTCTGACCGCGACCGACGCCTTCGAGGCGGTGATGGGTGATCTCGAGGATCCGCTGGACGTCGAAACGGGAGCCGGGAGCGCAACCGACGCCGCGGTGTGA
- a CDS encoding HAD family hydrolase, which produces MNGSRKESERAVLFDMDGVLLEGRGTDPAVHARALEDLLEARGMDVAEEHRATLSEYEYSDAFVEACAAVGVDPEEFYTAREEHSAARTVDHAAGRDLFDDVGALDGLPDRVAVGVVSNNYHRTVEFVVERFGLTAFDAARGRELGPVGFSRRKPEPYYLVDTLDALGATDGIYVGDRETDVVAAHRAGLDSAFLRRDHNADVELGVEPTIEVDGLDEVVDVIGE; this is translated from the coding sequence GTGAACGGAAGCCGAAAGGAGAGCGAGAGGGCGGTCCTGTTCGATATGGACGGCGTGCTGCTCGAAGGGCGAGGCACCGACCCCGCGGTCCACGCCCGGGCGCTCGAGGACCTGCTGGAAGCCCGCGGGATGGACGTCGCCGAGGAGCACCGCGCGACACTCTCGGAGTACGAGTACAGCGACGCGTTCGTCGAGGCGTGTGCGGCTGTCGGCGTCGACCCCGAGGAGTTCTACACGGCGCGGGAGGAACACAGCGCCGCGCGCACCGTCGACCACGCCGCCGGCCGCGACCTCTTCGACGACGTCGGCGCGCTCGACGGCCTCCCGGACCGGGTCGCGGTCGGGGTCGTCAGCAACAACTACCACCGGACGGTGGAGTTCGTAGTGGAACGGTTCGGGCTCACGGCGTTCGACGCCGCCCGCGGCCGCGAACTCGGCCCCGTGGGGTTCAGCCGGCGGAAGCCCGAGCCGTACTATCTCGTCGACACGCTCGACGCCCTCGGCGCGACGGACGGCATCTACGTGGGCGACCGCGAGACCGACGTCGTCGCGGCACATCGCGCGGGGCTGGACAGCGCGTTCCTCCGCCGGGATCACAACGCCGACGTCGAACTCGGCGTCGAGCCGACCATCGAGGTCGACGGGCTGGACGAGGTCGTCGACGTGATCGGCGAGTAA